A region from the Manihot esculenta cultivar AM560-2 chromosome 13, M.esculenta_v8, whole genome shotgun sequence genome encodes:
- the LOC110629445 gene encoding pentatricopeptide repeat-containing protein At5g67570, chloroplastic: MEASTAPSSSQPPQFRPNIDAIKRRLLKKGVYPTPKIIRSLSKKEIQKHNRKLANLAQTHQSPPLTTSQKLALAEEYHFQTLKREYRCFTKAIQTETRSGSSGLLVGRPWESIERAKLREVASGSKEFNGPKLKTENLRELKENLEDGLTWVLDNDIELEDDGWLRSENQRQFDPVKRRRSDKDAIRFLVNRLSSREVTVRDWKLARIMKQSGLRFSEGQLLKIVEELGDKGKWEQAMVVVEWVYNDKDRRDCKSRFVYTKLLSVLRKARRPQEALRIFNLMREDYNIYPDMAAYHVIAVTLGQAGILKELVKIIECLRQKPSKRIKHVHTKNWDPVLEPDLVIYNAVLNACIPSQQWKGVSWVFEQLRKSGIKPNGATYGLAMEVMLHSGKYNLVHELFRKMNRSGEAPKALTYKVLVRAFWEEGKVNEAVEAVRDMEQRGVVGTASVYYELSCCLCYNGRWQDAIPEVEKMKKLHRRKPLEVTFTGMITSSLDGGHVKDCISIFEYMKSHCVPNIGTINIMLKVYGRNDLFSEAKELFEKINRPNDGDTSPVPDEFTYSSMLEASASALQWEYFELVYKEMVFSGHQLDQSKYASLLVKASRAGKGHILEHAFDSALEAGNIPHPSLFTEMVFEATAQQNYERALILINSIAHAPFQITQRQWTDLFQKDREKITRDILEKLLDVLGNSDVSSEPTVANLSRSLCSLCERGKSAYLLSSIASGIEDTDGLDLDTDSNEMLDRRTENPISCATIVNGTPEMKEDQIVNKTDDADDEFGVVNHCSTCREGGEDGYGIVNSANLEAFVNEVACDSYSDLDGPFQEFDHTEYELPINQVDDCDASKLPSANEILDAWKESRKGGIFIPFQHGHKNDAISVPKNGR, translated from the exons ATGGAAGCTTCAACGGCTCCCTCCTCTTCTCAGCCTCCCCAGTTTCGACCAAACATTGATGCCATCAAGCGGAGGCTCCTCAAGAAAGGCGTATATCCAACTCCCAAAATCATCCGCTCtctaagcaagaaagaaattcaaAAACACAACCGCAAACTGGCAAACTTGGCGCAAACCCATCAGTCCCCACCCCTCACCACCTCCCAAAAGCTAGCCCTGGCCGAAGAATACCATTTCCAAACCTTGAAACGTGAATACAGATGCTTCACTAAGGCAATACAAACAGAGACTCGGTCTGGGAGTAGCGGTTTGCTGGTGGGGAGGCCATGGGAGAGTATAGAGAGAGCGAAATTGAGAGAGGTTGCGAGTGGAAGCAAGGAATTCAATGGACCAAAGTTAAAGACTGAGAATCTGAGAGAGTTGAAGGAAAATTTGGAGGATGGTTTGACATGGGTTTTGGATAATGATATTGAACTGGAAGATGATGGTTGGCTAAGGAGCGAAAATCAACGGCAATTTGATCCGGTCAAGAGGAGACGCAGTGATAAGGACGCAATTCGGTTTCTTGTTAATAG ATTAAGTAGCAGAGAGGTGACTGTGAGAGACTGGAAGTTAGCGAGAATAATGAAGCAGTCTGGGTTGCGGTTTAGTGAAGGGCAGCTACTGAAGATTGTGGAGGAGCTTGGAGACAAGGGAAAATGGGAACAGGCTATGGTTGTGGTGGAATGGGTCTACAATGATAAGGATCGTAGAGATTGTAAGAGCAG GTTTGTTTACACAAAACTCTTGTCAGTGCTTAGGAAGGCAAGAAGGCCCCAAGAAGCTCTCcgcatttttaatttaatgcgT GAAGACTACAACATATATCCTGACATGGCCGCATATCATGTCATTGCTGTTACACTTGGTCAAGCTGGCATTCTCAAAGAGCTGGTTAAAATTATTGAATGTCTGAGGCAGAAACCTTCTAAAAGAATTAAGCATGTGCACACCAAAAACTGGGATCCAGTCCTTGAACCTGATTTAGTTATTTATAATGCT GTACTGAATGCCTGTATTCCATCCCAGCAGTGGAAGGGGGTATCATGGgtgtttgagcagttgaggaaGAGTGGCATTAAGCCCAATGGAGCTACATATGGATTGGCAATGGAG GTAATGCTGCATTCTGGCAAGTACAACCTTGTCCATGAGTTATTTAGGAAAATGAACAGAAGTGGAGAAGCTCCAAAAGCACTTACATATAAAG TTCTTGTCAGAGCTTTTTGGGAAGAAGGTAAAGTCAATGAAGCTGTGGAAGCAGTAAGAGATATGGAACAAAGAGGAGTGGTTGGAACAGCCAGCGTATATTATGAATTATCTTGTTGCCTTTGCTACAATGGGAGGTGGCAAGATGCTATTCCAGAG GTTGAGAAGATGAAAAAACTTCATCGTAGGAAGCCTTTGGAGGTTACTTTCACTGGCATGATAACGTCTTCCCTGGATGGTGGACATGTCAAGGATTGCATTTCTATCTTTGAATACATGAAATCACATTGTGTCCCTAACATAGGAACCATAAATATTATGCTGAAAGTCTATGGCCGGAATGATTTGTTCTCTGAAGCTAAGGAGTTATTTGAGAAAATTAACAGACCCAATGATGGTGATACTTCCCCTGTACCTGATGAGTTCACATATAGCTCAATGCTCGAGGCATCTGCTAGTGCACTTCAATGGGAATACTTTGAACTTGTGTACAAGGAGATGGTCTTTTCTGGGCATCAACTAGATCAATCTAAGTATGCATCACTGCTTGTGAAAGCTTCTAGAGCTGGAAAG GGTCATATTCTGGAGCATGCATTTGATTCAGCTTTGGAAGCTGGAAACATTCCTCATCCTTCCCTATTCACTGAAATGGTATTTGAAGCCACAGCTCAACAGAATTATGAGAGAGCTCTCATCCTGATAAACAGCATAGCTCATGCCCCATTTCAAATCACTCAAAGGCAGTGGACAGATCTTTTCCAAAAGGATAGGGAGAAAATTACTAGGGATATTTTAGAGAAGCTGCTTGATGTACTTGGTAATTCTGACGTGTCATCAGAGCCCACAGTAGCGAACTTGTCAAGATCACTGTGTTCTCTATGTGAACGTGGCAAATCAGCATACTTACTAAGCTCCATTGCTTCAGGCATTGAAGACACTGATGGTTTAGATTTGGATACTGACAGTAACGAAATGCTCGACAGGAGAACAGAGAACCCCATTTCTTGTGCAACTATAGTAAATGgaactccagagatgaaagagGATCAGATTGTTAATAAAACCGATGATGCAGATGATGAGTTCGGTGTTGTTAATCATTGTAGTACTTGCAGAGAGGGTGGTGAGGATGGATATGGAATAGTCAACTCTGCCAATCTGGAGGCTTTTGTTAATGAAGTGGCATGTGATTCATACTCGGATTTAGATGGACCCTTCCAAGAATTTGATCATACAGAATATGAATTACCCATCAATCAGGTTGATGATTGTGATGCATCTAAATTGCCATCAGCAAATGAAATACTGGATGCCTGGAAGGAAAGCAGGAAAGGTGGGATATTCATCCCATTTCAACATGGGCATAAAAACGACGCAATTTCTGTGCCAAAAAATGGAAGATAA
- the LOC110629447 gene encoding ADP-ribosylation factor-like protein 8a, with translation MGWWEAFLNWLRSLFFMQEMELSLIGLQNAGKTSLVNVVATGGYSEDMIPTVGFNMRKVTKGNVTIKLWDLGGQPRFRSMWERYCRAVSAIVYVVDAADPDNLSISRSELHDLLSKPSLNGIPLLVLGNKIDKPGALSKQALTDQMGLKSITDREVCCFMISCKNSTNIDSVIDWLVKHSKSKS, from the exons ATGGGCTGGTGGGAAGCTTTTCTCAATTGGCTTCGCAG CCTCTTTTTTATGCAGGAGATGGAGCTGTCTTTGATAGGACTCCAGAATGCTGGAAAGACTTCTCTTGTAAACGTTGTTGCT ACTGGTGGATATAGTGAAGACATGATTCCTACA GTAGGTTTCAACATGAGAAAAGTAACAAAGGGGAACGTCACGATAAAGTTATGGGATCTTGGTGGTCAACCTAGATTCCGCAGTATGTGGGAGCGATATTGTCGTGCAGTTTCTGCCATTGT TTATGTGGTTGATGCAGCTGATCCTGATAATTTAAGCATCTCAAGAAGTGAACTTCATGATTTGTTGAGCAAACCATCTTTGAATGGTATCCCTTTGTTAGTGCTAGGGAACAAGATCGACAAGCCAGGAGCTCTGTCAAAGCAGGCTTTGACGGACCAAAt GGGTTTGAAGTCCATTACTGACAGAGAAGTTTGCTGCTTCATGATCTCTTGCAAGAACTCAACCAACATAGACTCTGTTATTGATTGGCTTGTAAAGCACTCGAAATCGAAGAGCTAA
- the LOC110629510 gene encoding 50S ribosomal protein L7/L12: MHSITPKMSSKSLIRLFTITPKPFSRSLCTASATSTASETRTQKLERIADELLDLTKLERHDYAILFRHKMGLHRYGPALSGAGLSGPAAPGSAPADAKPAAEKTAFDIKLEKFDAAAKIKIIKEVRTFTDLGLKEAKDLVEKVPVVLKKGVTKEEANPILEKLKELGATVVLE; encoded by the coding sequence ATGCACTCCATAACCCCTAAAATGAGCTCCAAATCCCTAATCAGACTCTTCACCATCACTCCAAAACCCTTCTCACGATCCCTCTGCACTGCTTCTGCAACCTCCACCGCCTCCGAGACTCGAACCCAGAAACTTGAGCGCATTGCCGACGAGCTCCTTGATCTCACTAAGCTTGAGAGGCACGACTATGCGATTCTATTCCGCCACAAAATGGGCCTCCATCGTTATGGCCCCGCTCTCTCTGGAGCCGGTTTATCAGGGCCGGCTGCCCCTGGATCCGCGCCGGCGGATGCCAAGCCCGCAGCTGAGAAGACGGCTTTCGACATTAAACTGGAGAAGTTCGATGCTGCGGCGAAGATCAAGATTATAAAAGAAGTTAGGACCTTTACAGATTTGGGTTTAAAGGAGGCTAAGGATTTGGTGGAGAAAGTGCCTGTGGTTTTGAAGAAAGGCGTCACTAAAGAGGAGGCCAATCCCATTCTTGAGAAGCTTAAAGAATTGGGGGCCACTGTGGTACTGGAATGA